The bacterium genome includes a region encoding these proteins:
- a CDS encoding PIN domain nuclease produces MTLVLDAGALIQVDRGNREVLAALEAAFARGEAVHVPTGVIGQAWRSPDRQALLSRTLNRCNEVVLDGATARAGGQLCGRAATSDVIDASVAPAVARARRSDEEVTLLTSDSGELGMLLSVLDARARIVEV; encoded by the coding sequence GTGACCCTGGTGCTCGACGCGGGCGCCCTGATCCAGGTGGATCGCGGCAACCGAGAAGTCCTGGCAGCGCTCGAGGCCGCTTTCGCCAGGGGCGAAGCGGTTCATGTACCCACCGGCGTGATCGGCCAGGCGTGGAGGAGCCCGGACCGCCAAGCCCTGTTATCGCGAACGCTCAACCGATGCAACGAGGTCGTTCTCGACGGAGCGACGGCTCGCGCCGGCGGCCAACTGTGTGGCCGGGCGGCTACGAGCGACGTGATCGATGCGTCCGTTGCGCCCGCGGTGGCTCGGGCTCGGCGTTCGGACGAGGAGGTCACGCTGCTGACATCCGACTCCGGTGAGTTGGGGATGCTGCTCTCTGTCCTGGACGCACGAGCCCGAATCGTCGAGGTGTGA
- a CDS encoding HAD-IA family hydrolase has translation MADIRAVIWDMGGILYPTPFELLDDLEASRGWPPGTLPRGPFSPGGDADYAKCSTGELTETEYWKRYQQTSAANGRPLDLTREIDWTGTERPEVMATIEILGRRFRQATLSNDSSEWLGYGWWDTWPYRHLFEQVIDVVTLGVRKPHPLTYTTTADRMGLHVSECLFVDDMQVNLDGAEAVGMPGFFFDHTQVADSCSDLVSYLNPRRGPTEATHR, from the coding sequence ATGGCTGACATCCGGGCCGTCATCTGGGACATGGGAGGCATCCTCTACCCGACCCCTTTCGAGCTGCTCGACGATCTCGAAGCATCCAGGGGCTGGCCTCCGGGCACCCTGCCGCGGGGACCCTTCTCGCCCGGGGGCGACGCCGACTACGCCAAGTGCTCGACCGGGGAGTTGACCGAGACGGAGTACTGGAAGAGGTACCAGCAGACCAGCGCCGCCAACGGCCGCCCCCTGGACCTGACGAGGGAGATCGACTGGACGGGTACGGAGCGTCCCGAGGTGATGGCCACCATCGAGATCCTCGGCCGGCGGTTCCGCCAGGCCACCCTCTCGAACGACTCGAGCGAGTGGTTGGGTTACGGGTGGTGGGACACGTGGCCCTACAGGCACCTGTTCGAGCAGGTCATAGACGTGGTGACCCTCGGGGTTCGCAAGCCGCATCCCCTCACCTACACGACCACCGCCGACCGCATGGGCCTCCACGTCTCCGAGTGCCTGTTCGTGGACGACATGCAAGTCAACCTAGACGGCGCCGAGGCGGTCGGCATGCCCGGCTTCTTCTTCGACCACACCCAAGTCGCGGACAGCTGCTCGGACCTCGTGAGCTACCTGAACCCTCGGCGGGGCCCGACGGAGGCCACGCACCGCTAG
- a CDS encoding Rieske (2Fe-2S) protein, translating to MPTVSAGPVEDLPTNSCVEIGDGRAVVVRVGDRAYAYRNECLHQASRLAGGLVKDGVITCPLHFWRYEADTGAKCGEPELRLDSYPVRIESGTVLVDLPEPEPPRSMREVMLEHAREWDRGDG from the coding sequence TTGCCGACGGTTAGCGCCGGCCCCGTCGAGGACCTGCCCACCAACAGTTGTGTCGAGATCGGGGATGGGCGGGCGGTAGTGGTCCGGGTCGGCGATCGGGCCTACGCCTACCGGAACGAGTGCCTGCACCAGGCGTCTCGGCTGGCCGGCGGGCTCGTCAAGGACGGGGTCATCACCTGCCCGCTCCACTTCTGGCGCTACGAGGCGGACACGGGCGCCAAGTGCGGGGAGCCGGAGCTCCGGCTCGACTCCTACCCGGTCAGGATCGAGTCGGGCACGGTCCTCGTCGATCTACCCGAGCCCGAGCCGCCCCGGTCCATGCGGGAGGTGATGCTGGAGCACGCCCGGGAGTGGGACCGCGGGGATGGCTGA
- a CDS encoding aldehyde dehydrogenase: MITLRNFIGGRFENPSSGETFESVSPIDNAPIATVARGNAEDVDRAVGTARAALPAWASMDPAERRQALYRVAEGIEARLDELAEWEVRDMGKPISAARSKDIPRSAHNFRFFADAAEHAHTKAFSKPWDGVLTYELREPLGVVGAISPWNFPLMLLTWKVAPALAYGCTVVAKPAEQSPVTATLLAEICRDAGLPDGVFNLVHGFGPEEAGEALVRHPDVDGITFTGESATGKAIMAAAAPSLKKLSFELGGNSPNIVCADADLDKAVAGSLRGIFTNQGEVCLAGARLLVQRPVYDEFVARMVDGAERYVVGNPLDPATGMGPLVTREHMEKVLSYIDLAKEEGAKLMTGGYRVTEGALASGNYVAPTIFADADNHMRSCQDEIFGPVEMIIPFDEVDEAIEMANDTRYGLAAMVWTTNVNTAHKVAREVRAGTMWVNCFFVRDLRAPFGGYGDSGVGREGGEYSYEFFSESKAVVMKLDG; the protein is encoded by the coding sequence ATGATCACGCTGCGGAACTTCATCGGGGGCCGGTTCGAGAACCCGTCCTCCGGCGAGACGTTCGAGTCGGTGAGCCCCATCGACAACGCCCCGATCGCGACCGTAGCCAGAGGGAACGCCGAGGACGTGGACCGGGCGGTCGGAACGGCCCGGGCCGCGCTGCCGGCTTGGGCATCGATGGACCCCGCCGAGCGCCGCCAGGCCCTGTACCGGGTGGCCGAGGGGATCGAGGCCCGCCTAGACGAGTTGGCGGAGTGGGAGGTCCGGGACATGGGTAAGCCGATCTCGGCTGCTCGCTCCAAGGACATCCCCCGCTCCGCCCACAACTTCCGCTTCTTCGCCGACGCCGCCGAGCACGCCCACACCAAGGCCTTCTCGAAGCCCTGGGACGGGGTCCTCACCTACGAACTGCGGGAGCCCCTCGGGGTGGTGGGCGCCATCTCGCCATGGAACTTCCCCCTGATGCTCCTCACCTGGAAGGTGGCGCCGGCCCTCGCCTACGGCTGCACGGTGGTGGCCAAGCCGGCCGAGCAGTCCCCGGTGACCGCCACCCTGCTGGCGGAGATCTGCCGGGACGCCGGCCTGCCCGACGGGGTGTTCAACCTGGTCCACGGCTTCGGGCCGGAGGAGGCCGGCGAGGCGCTGGTCCGGCATCCCGATGTGGACGGGATCACCTTCACCGGCGAGTCGGCCACCGGCAAGGCCATCATGGCGGCCGCGGCGCCGAGCCTTAAGAAGCTGTCGTTCGAGCTGGGCGGCAACTCGCCCAACATCGTCTGCGCCGATGCCGACTTGGACAAGGCCGTCGCCGGTTCGCTCCGGGGCATCTTCACCAACCAGGGCGAGGTGTGCCTGGCCGGCGCCCGCCTGCTCGTCCAGCGTCCCGTCTACGACGAGTTCGTGGCGCGGATGGTGGACGGCGCCGAGCGGTACGTGGTGGGCAACCCGCTCGATCCCGCTACCGGCATGGGCCCGCTGGTAACCCGGGAGCACATGGAGAAGGTGCTGTCGTACATCGACCTGGCCAAGGAGGAGGGGGCCAAGCTGATGACGGGCGGCTACCGGGTCACCGAAGGCGCCCTGGCGAGCGGGAACTACGTGGCGCCGACCATCTTCGCCGATGCCGACAACCACATGCGGTCCTGCCAGGACGAGATCTTCGGGCCGGTCGAGATGATCATCCCCTTCGACGAGGTCGACGAGGCGATCGAGATGGCCAACGACACCCGCTATGGATTGGCGGCGATGGTGTGGACCACCAACGTGAACACCGCCCACAAGGTCGCCCGGGAGGTGCGGGCCGGCACGATGTGGGTCAACTGCTTCTTCGTGCGAGATCTGCGGGCGCCCTTCGGCGGCTATGGGGACTCCGGTGTCGGCCGGGAGGGGGGCGAGTACAGCTATGAATTCTTCAGCGAATCCAAGGCTGTGGTGATGAAGCTGGACGGTTGA
- a CDS encoding tautomerase family protein has translation MPIVTVNLMEGRSPEQIENMIAEVSDALVRSLDAPIETVRIMVNEIAPYGFGIAGRPARVVMAERQAAGGQTTSTEGEA, from the coding sequence ATGCCGATAGTGACCGTCAACCTGATGGAAGGGCGCTCGCCGGAGCAGATCGAGAACATGATCGCCGAAGTCTCCGACGCCCTGGTCAGGAGCCTCGACGCTCCTATCGAGACCGTACGGATCATGGTCAACGAGATAGCGCCGTACGGCTTCGGCATCGCCGGGCGACCCGCCCGGGTGGTGATGGCCGAACGGCAGGCGGCGGGCGGGCAGACCACCAGCACGGAGGGGGAGGCATGA
- a CDS encoding fumarylacetoacetate hydrolase family protein — protein sequence MRSPAAPGLDRETISELAGRLDEARRSRTPTTRLTDDHPGLTEADAYAIADHGVALRLAAGERVVGAKLGFTSAAMRQAMGVDSPNYGWLTDPMIVSDGRVSLGELIHPKAEPEIAFVLGEDLEGAAVSAQDVLSATAYVMPVIEVVDSRFMDFRFRALDNTSDNSSAGMVVLGSRVTRPAFDLSRVGAVVTVNGELFQTSSGAAALGHPAASVAWLVRRLAGSGRGLEAGYLIISGGLTGPVDLLPGTTVLVEIDRLGTASMRVHE from the coding sequence ATGAGAAGCCCCGCGGCGCCGGGTCTCGACCGGGAGACCATCTCGGAACTGGCCGGCCGGCTCGACGAGGCCCGCCGGTCCAGGACCCCCACCACCCGGTTGACCGACGATCATCCCGGACTCACCGAAGCCGATGCCTACGCCATCGCCGACCACGGGGTCGCCCTGCGCTTGGCCGCCGGCGAGCGGGTGGTGGGCGCCAAGCTCGGGTTCACCTCGGCAGCCATGCGGCAGGCCATGGGCGTCGACTCGCCCAACTACGGATGGCTCACCGACCCGATGATCGTCTCGGACGGGCGGGTGTCGCTGGGCGAGTTGATCCACCCCAAGGCCGAACCGGAGATCGCCTTCGTGCTCGGCGAGGATCTGGAGGGCGCCGCCGTGTCGGCGCAGGACGTCCTGTCCGCGACCGCCTACGTGATGCCGGTCATCGAGGTGGTCGACTCACGGTTTATGGATTTCCGGTTCCGGGCGCTCGACAACACGTCCGACAACTCGTCAGCCGGGATGGTGGTGCTCGGAAGCCGGGTTACCAGGCCGGCCTTCGATCTGTCCAGGGTGGGGGCGGTGGTCACGGTGAACGGGGAGCTGTTCCAGACGTCGTCCGGTGCGGCCGCCCTCGGCCATCCGGCGGCCAGCGTCGCCTGGCTCGTGCGGCGGCTGGCGGGGTCGGGTCGGGGGCTGGAGGCCGGCTACCTGATCATCTCCGGCGGCCTGACGGGTCCGGTCGATCTCCTGCCCGGCACGACCGTCCTCGTCGAGATCGATCGCCTGGGCACCGCTTCGATGCGGGTCCACGAGTAG
- a CDS encoding fumarylacetoacetate hydrolase family protein → MDERQSQSDLVEGLAARLAEAVESRTAISSLTSEREFTVDAAYDIQDAALARAVAGGGTIVAAKLGLTSRAKQEQMGVSEALYGWLTDRHRLDPGQPLHSGRLIQPRAEPEIALITSRDLEGPVGLHDVLAATAAVAPALDILDSRFAGYSFTLADVVADNCSAGAFVVGNPVPLGSIDLSLVGCVFEKNGELVGTAAGAAVLGHPAAAVAWFVRKLAERGGGLPAGSVVLPGALTGAVPIGPGDSVVASFDRIGSVGLSVA, encoded by the coding sequence ATGGATGAGCGCCAGTCTCAGAGCGATCTGGTGGAGGGACTAGCGGCCAGGCTGGCAGAGGCAGTCGAAAGCCGGACCGCGATCAGCTCCCTGACGAGCGAGCGCGAGTTCACCGTCGACGCCGCCTACGACATCCAGGATGCGGCTCTGGCGCGGGCCGTGGCCGGTGGCGGGACCATCGTCGCGGCCAAGCTCGGCCTGACCAGCCGGGCCAAGCAGGAGCAGATGGGGGTGTCGGAAGCGCTGTACGGGTGGCTGACCGACCGGCACCGCCTGGACCCCGGACAACCTCTCCACAGCGGCCGTCTGATCCAGCCGCGGGCCGAGCCGGAGATCGCCCTCATCACGTCTCGCGATCTCGAAGGGCCGGTGGGACTGCACGATGTCCTTGCCGCCACCGCCGCCGTGGCGCCGGCGCTCGACATCCTCGACTCGCGCTTCGCGGGTTACTCGTTCACGCTGGCCGACGTGGTGGCCGACAACTGCAGCGCCGGCGCCTTCGTGGTCGGGAATCCCGTACCCCTCGGGAGCATCGACCTGTCATTGGTGGGATGCGTGTTCGAGAAGAACGGCGAGTTGGTGGGGACCGCTGCCGGAGCCGCCGTGCTGGGGCATCCGGCTGCGGCGGTCGCCTGGTTCGTGCGGAAGCTGGCAGAGAGGGGCGGGGGTCTCCCCGCCGGTTCCGTGGTCCTGCCCGGGGCGTTGACCGGCGCGGTCCCGATCGGCCCTGGAGACTCGGTGGTCGCCTCCTTCGACCGGATCGGCTCGGTCGGGTTGTCCGTGGCATGA
- the dmpG gene encoding 4-hydroxy-2-oxovalerate aldolase yields the protein MTAAFRLTDSTLRDGSHAVAHQLTEDQVRRVVTGLDRAGVPVIEVTHGDGLGGSSFNYGFSHTNEMNLIRTAVEAAVDSKIAVLMLPGIGVKDDLRRVAGMGVRVARVATHCTEADISEQHIALAKELGMEAVGFLMMSHMIEPEALLEQARLMESYGADVVYTVDSAGAMTIDDARRRVAALKDGLSCQVGVHAHNNLSLAVANSLAALEEGVDQIDGCMTGLGAGAGNCPTEVLVAACEKTGWETGIDPISLIEVADRAVRPIRPEQGVIDGDGLLLGYAGVYGSFLLHAKRAAERYGVPTRDILLELGERRVVGGQEDMIIDVAMELQRRAAAAQPAFAG from the coding sequence ATGACCGCCGCCTTCCGCCTCACCGACTCCACCCTGCGCGACGGCTCGCACGCGGTGGCCCACCAGCTCACCGAGGACCAGGTCCGGCGGGTCGTGACCGGGCTGGACCGGGCCGGTGTTCCGGTCATCGAGGTCACCCACGGCGACGGGCTGGGCGGTTCATCCTTCAACTATGGCTTTTCCCACACCAACGAGATGAACCTGATCAGGACGGCTGTCGAGGCGGCGGTCGACTCCAAGATCGCTGTGCTGATGCTCCCGGGCATCGGGGTGAAGGACGACCTGCGTCGGGTCGCGGGGATGGGCGTCCGGGTTGCCCGCGTCGCCACCCATTGCACCGAGGCCGACATCTCCGAGCAGCACATCGCTCTGGCCAAGGAGTTGGGCATGGAGGCGGTGGGGTTCCTGATGATGTCCCACATGATCGAACCGGAGGCGCTGCTCGAACAGGCGCGGCTCATGGAGTCGTACGGGGCGGACGTGGTCTACACGGTCGACTCGGCCGGGGCGATGACCATCGACGACGCCCGCCGCCGGGTGGCCGCCCTCAAGGACGGCCTGTCATGCCAGGTGGGAGTCCATGCCCACAACAACCTGTCCCTGGCGGTCGCCAACTCACTGGCCGCCCTTGAGGAAGGGGTGGACCAGATCGACGGGTGCATGACCGGTCTGGGCGCCGGGGCCGGGAACTGCCCGACCGAGGTCCTGGTGGCTGCCTGCGAGAAGACCGGCTGGGAGACCGGCATCGATCCGATCTCCCTCATCGAGGTGGCAGACCGGGCAGTGCGCCCCATCCGTCCCGAGCAGGGAGTCATCGACGGTGACGGGCTACTCCTGGGCTACGCGGGCGTCTACGGGTCGTTCCTTCTCCACGCGAAGCGGGCGGCCGAGAGGTACGGGGTCCCCACCAGGGACATCCTGCTCGAGTTGGGGGAGCGGAGAGTGGTGGGTGGCCAGGAGGACATGATCATCGACGTGGCGATGGAGCTGCAGCGCCGGGCTGCGGCGGCCCAACCTGCGTTTGCGGGATAA
- a CDS encoding acetaldehyde dehydrogenase (acetylating), protein MRCAIVGSGNIGTDLLHKLLRSDVLEVAAMVGIDPDSEGLARAAAEGVEATSEGPDWLIAQADRFDLVFEATSAWVHRMNAPRYREAGITAIDLTPAKLGPLVVPPVNLEAHLDATNLNLITCGGQATVPIVAAVRAVAPVPYAEIVSTVSSVSAGPGTRQNIDEFTKTTSASLVEVGGADHGKAIMILNPAEPPILMRNTVFCALGDGYDRDEVADSITEMVRIVASYVPGYRIKAAPVFDEDLFRTPGGDVKARVVVLLEVEGAADYLPPYAGNLDIMTASAVRVAEAVAAAR, encoded by the coding sequence ATGCGGTGCGCCATCGTCGGCAGCGGGAACATCGGCACCGACCTGCTCCACAAGCTCCTCCGTTCCGACGTCCTCGAAGTGGCCGCCATGGTGGGCATCGATCCCGACTCGGAAGGACTGGCCAGGGCCGCGGCTGAAGGAGTCGAGGCGACCTCGGAGGGACCGGACTGGCTGATCGCACAAGCCGACCGGTTCGACCTGGTGTTCGAGGCCACCTCCGCATGGGTGCACAGGATGAACGCCCCTCGCTACCGGGAGGCGGGGATCACGGCGATCGACCTGACCCCGGCCAAGCTGGGGCCCCTCGTGGTCCCCCCGGTCAACCTCGAAGCCCATCTCGACGCCACCAACCTCAACCTCATCACCTGCGGCGGGCAGGCCACCGTCCCCATCGTGGCGGCGGTCCGAGCAGTGGCGCCGGTCCCCTACGCGGAGATCGTTTCGACGGTCTCGTCGGTGTCGGCAGGACCGGGCACCCGGCAGAACATCGACGAGTTCACCAAGACCACCTCCGCCTCGCTGGTCGAGGTGGGAGGGGCCGACCACGGCAAGGCGATCATGATCCTCAATCCGGCCGAGCCCCCTATCCTCATGCGCAACACCGTCTTCTGCGCCCTGGGCGACGGGTACGACCGGGACGAGGTGGCCGACTCGATCACCGAGATGGTCCGCATCGTGGCCTCGTACGTGCCCGGGTACCGGATCAAGGCGGCACCGGTGTTCGACGAGGACCTGTTCCGCACCCCCGGCGGCGACGTGAAGGCCCGCGTGGTGGTGCTTCTCGAAGTGGAAGGAGCCGCCGACTACCTGCCTCCGTACGCAGGCAATCTCGACATCATGACCGCTTCGGCCGTTCGTGTGGCCGAGGCCGTGGCAGCCGCCCGATGA
- a CDS encoding fumarylacetoacetate hydrolase family protein, translating into MTTAQQRAEALYAARMTRVPIEPLTDADPGMTADDAYAVQTRFASMLLADGDSISGYKLGLTSKAMQQMMGISDPDFGPVLHSMVHDGDLDASAFIQPKVEAEIALVLDRPLKGPGVTTLEAARAVGGAVAAIEVVDSRIAGWRIKLADTISDLASIGGVVMSSRVVPIDFDLRLVGMTFSLNGSVAATGAGAAALGNPLAALAWLANTLARHNVTLEEGMFVMTGSLHAAVDVRAGDAVRAEFDRLGPVALRMA; encoded by the coding sequence ATGACCACCGCTCAGCAGAGGGCCGAAGCGCTGTACGCGGCCCGGATGACCCGGGTTCCGATCGAGCCCCTCACCGACGCCGACCCCGGGATGACGGCCGATGATGCCTATGCCGTGCAGACCCGTTTCGCTTCCATGCTCCTGGCCGACGGCGATTCGATATCCGGCTACAAGCTCGGCCTGACGTCCAAGGCCATGCAGCAGATGATGGGCATCTCCGATCCGGACTTCGGGCCGGTACTCCATTCCATGGTCCACGACGGGGACCTCGACGCGTCCGCATTCATCCAGCCCAAGGTGGAGGCGGAGATCGCCCTGGTCCTGGACCGGCCTCTCAAGGGTCCAGGAGTGACCACCCTCGAGGCCGCCCGGGCGGTGGGGGGCGCGGTGGCCGCCATCGAGGTGGTGGACTCCCGGATAGCCGGCTGGCGGATCAAGCTGGCCGACACCATCAGCGACCTGGCATCCATCGGCGGTGTGGTGATGAGCAGCCGGGTCGTGCCCATCGACTTCGACCTGCGGCTGGTGGGCATGACCTTCTCGCTCAACGGTTCGGTGGCAGCTACCGGCGCCGGCGCCGCCGCTCTCGGGAACCCGCTGGCCGCGCTGGCGTGGCTGGCCAACACCCTCGCCCGACACAATGTCACCCTGGAGGAGGGGATGTTCGTCATGACCGGTTCGCTACACGCCGCCGTGGATGTGCGAGCCGGCGACGCGGTGCGGGCCGAATTCGACCGTCTGGGCCCGGTCGCGCTCAGGATGGCCTGA
- a CDS encoding IclR family transcriptional regulator translates to MSARTLSSVRNAARLLKEISVHGPEMGVTELSRRLDLGKSTVHRLVTTLTEEQLLVKDPGTARYRLGLAMYDLGNTAVNGLNLHAALAPPMNWLQDVTGGTVHAGVLDNREVIYIERLDSPHMLRLFIKVGRRQPAHSTSTGKCLLAHLDDSMLDRTLDGWEMEPKTVHTITDTTTLRRQLVEIRRLGYARNLEESELGVISVSAPIRTRTRTVAAAVSVAGPKSRLGPEMLTLTQSVLEAAAVASHQLGYRK, encoded by the coding sequence ATGAGCGCCCGGACGCTGTCATCGGTTCGTAACGCCGCCCGGCTACTCAAGGAGATCTCGGTCCACGGCCCGGAGATGGGGGTGACCGAGTTGTCCCGCCGGCTCGACCTTGGCAAGTCGACCGTTCACCGGCTGGTTACCACGCTCACCGAGGAGCAGTTGTTGGTTAAGGACCCGGGCACAGCCCGGTACCGGCTCGGCCTGGCCATGTACGACCTGGGCAACACGGCGGTGAACGGCCTGAACCTGCATGCCGCCCTGGCCCCACCCATGAACTGGCTCCAGGACGTGACCGGGGGAACGGTCCACGCCGGGGTGCTGGACAATCGGGAAGTCATCTACATCGAGCGCCTCGACTCGCCGCACATGCTGCGTCTCTTCATCAAGGTGGGGCGGCGGCAGCCGGCCCACTCCACCAGCACCGGGAAGTGCCTGCTCGCCCACCTCGACGACTCCATGCTGGACCGGACCCTCGACGGATGGGAGATGGAGCCCAAGACGGTCCACACCATCACCGACACCACGACGCTCCGCAGGCAACTGGTGGAGATCCGTCGCCTTGGCTACGCCCGCAATCTCGAGGAGTCCGAGCTGGGGGTCATCTCGGTCTCGGCCCCGATCCGCACCCGGACCCGCACCGTCGCGGCAGCCGTCTCGGTTGCCGGTCCGAAGTCACGCCTCGGTCCGGAGATGCTCACCCTGACCCAGTCGGTCCTCGAAGCCGCGGCCGTCGCGTCGCATCAGCTGGGATATAGGAAGTGA
- a CDS encoding catechol 2,3-dioxygenase gives MGILRLSHVDIAVPDLDLASAYYTGVMGMIEVERTSDRAFFKCWDEEDHHSLAVRYDPRVGIDRFSFKVEDDEDLAELEDRVESFGFRVERISKGEEIGQGESIRFATPSGHTMELVREVERVGGLLPKLNPPPAPLDLPGIAPPRMDHLLVTAEEVGEATKFYTDVLEFRITEQLLDGEGRQIGTWLERSHSPHDLAVVSGPNGGLHHFAFWLDDWDDVRRSADILAYHAIQIDVGPTRHGITRGSTIYFFDPMGTRNEVFTGGYRPDPDFPTITWTEDNIGKAIFYYEGELNERFMKVHT, from the coding sequence TTGGGCATTCTCCGGCTCAGTCACGTGGACATAGCGGTGCCGGATCTCGATCTGGCCTCCGCCTACTACACGGGCGTCATGGGGATGATCGAGGTGGAGCGGACCTCGGACCGGGCCTTCTTCAAATGCTGGGACGAGGAGGACCATCACTCCCTGGCGGTCCGCTACGACCCCCGCGTCGGTATAGACCGGTTCTCGTTCAAGGTGGAGGACGACGAAGATCTGGCCGAGCTCGAGGACCGGGTCGAGTCGTTCGGCTTCCGGGTCGAACGGATCTCGAAGGGGGAGGAGATCGGGCAGGGCGAGTCGATCCGGTTCGCCACCCCGTCCGGCCACACCATGGAGTTGGTGCGGGAGGTGGAACGGGTTGGCGGCCTGCTCCCCAAGCTCAACCCGCCCCCGGCGCCGCTCGACCTGCCGGGTATCGCCCCACCCCGGATGGACCACCTGCTGGTCACCGCCGAAGAAGTCGGGGAAGCCACCAAGTTCTACACCGATGTCCTCGAGTTCAGGATCACCGAGCAGCTTCTCGACGGGGAGGGCCGCCAGATCGGGACCTGGCTGGAGCGCAGCCACTCTCCGCACGACCTGGCCGTGGTCTCGGGACCGAACGGTGGTCTCCACCACTTCGCCTTCTGGCTGGACGACTGGGATGACGTCCGCCGCTCGGCCGACATCCTCGCCTACCACGCCATCCAGATCGACGTGGGTCCCACCCGGCACGGCATCACCCGCGGGAGCACCATCTACTTCTTCGATCCGATGGGCACCCGCAACGAGGTGTTCACCGGCGGGTACCGGCCCGATCCCGACTTCCCCACCATCACCTGGACGGAGGACAACATCGGCAAGGCCATCTTCTACTACGAGGGCGAGCTCAACGAGCGCTTCATGAAAGTCCACACGTAA
- a CDS encoding catechol 2,3-dioxygenase: protein MGILRLSHVVVRVPDIELATAYYSEVVGLIETAREPERVYMKCWDEHQHHSVILEYAPTYGLERFGFKVQHESDLDDLASRIEAAGIATKRFEPGELGIGSGATVQFVAPSGHTTELVWGMAQVGNLLPLTNPPPEPQGLVGIHPPRLDHIFLMCEDVDETTAFYTDVLDFRLTEQILADDGHQLVTFLERTHTPHDIAFITGPNGAFHHMAFWLDDWNEVRKAADICSYHGIAIDAGPTRHGATRGHGLYFFDPAGNRNEVYTGGYWADPDREPVTWTEAEIGRAVFYYEGVVDHRFMTVHS from the coding sequence ATGGGCATCCTGCGTCTCTCCCACGTGGTGGTCCGGGTCCCGGATATCGAACTGGCTACGGCCTACTACTCGGAGGTGGTCGGCCTGATCGAGACGGCCAGGGAACCCGAGCGGGTCTACATGAAGTGCTGGGACGAGCACCAGCACCACAGCGTGATCCTCGAGTACGCGCCCACCTACGGCTTGGAGAGGTTCGGGTTCAAGGTGCAGCATGAGTCCGATCTGGATGACCTGGCATCCCGCATCGAAGCGGCCGGGATCGCCACCAAGCGGTTCGAACCCGGCGAACTGGGCATCGGGTCCGGCGCGACGGTGCAGTTCGTGGCGCCCTCCGGCCACACCACCGAACTGGTGTGGGGCATGGCGCAGGTCGGGAACCTCCTCCCGCTGACCAACCCGCCGCCCGAACCGCAGGGCCTGGTGGGAATCCACCCGCCCCGTCTCGACCACATCTTCCTGATGTGCGAGGACGTGGACGAGACCACCGCCTTCTACACGGATGTGCTCGACTTCCGCCTGACCGAGCAGATCCTGGCCGATGACGGGCACCAGCTGGTCACCTTCCTGGAACGCACCCACACCCCCCATGACATCGCCTTCATCACCGGACCGAACGGAGCCTTCCATCACATGGCCTTCTGGCTGGACGACTGGAACGAGGTCCGCAAGGCGGCCGACATCTGCTCCTACCACGGCATTGCCATCGACGCCGGCCCCACCCGCCACGGCGCCACCCGCGGGCACGGTCTGTACTTCTTCGATCCCGCCGGCAACCGCAACGAGGTCTACACCGGGGGCTACTGGGCCGACCCCGACCGGGAACCGGTCACTTGGACTGAGGCGGAGATCGGGCGGGCCGTGTTCTACTACGAAGGGGTAGTCGACCACCGCTTCATGACGGTGCACTCGTGA